Genomic window (Equus quagga isolate Etosha38 chromosome 12, UCLA_HA_Equagga_1.0, whole genome shotgun sequence):
CCTACACAACGGGGATAATCCTATTgttctccccccgccccctcgcCCCACGCCCCTATGGCCGGTAAAAGTGAAACAGGGTGAAGAGGGCGCTTCTTCCCCAGAAGCTTCTAAGAATGAGTCTTTGGCGGGAAGATCCCACCACCTGTCTCCGCATCCAGAAACGACTTAATAAAAGGCTGGGCGGGGCAGGGCCACGCCATGTCCAGGTGTGTTCCGTCTGTCCCAACTCCCTGCACCAGCCAGGCGCACGCGGCCAGGGCACCGGGCGTCCCTAACAGGCGGCTCGCCCAGCTAGCGAGGCCAGCAGTTTTCCGTAGGAGCGGAAACCGCACCGCCGCCTTGAAATCGCACGCGGGGCTCCGGGCCCCCGCTCCCCGCGCCCGGGCCGGCGGCCGGGTCCCCGCGCGGCGCGCGCTCCCgagggccgggggcggggcgggcggggcgNNNNNNNNNNNNNNNNNNNNNNNNNNNNNNNNNNNNNNNNNNNNNNNNNNNNNNNNNNNNNNNNNNNNNNNNNNNNNNNNNNNNNNNNNNNNNNNNNNNNNNNNNNNNNNNNNNNNNNNNNNNNNNNNNNNNNNNNNNNNNNNNNNNNNNNNNNNNNNNNNNNNNNNNNNNNNNNNNNNNNNNNNNNNNNNNNNNNNNNNNNNNNNNNNNNNNNNNNNNNNNNNNNNNNNNNNNNNNNNNNNNNNNNNNNNNNNNNNNNNNNNNNNNNNNNNNNNNNNNNNNNNNNNNNNNNNNNNNNNNNNNNNNNNNNNNNNNNNNNNNNNNNNNNNNNNNNNNNNNNNNNNNNNNNNNNNNNNNNNNNNNNNNNNNNNNNNNNNNNNNNNNNNNNNNNNNNNNNNNNCCGGGCGGCGGCGCCGAGCCCCCTGCGCGCGGCACATGGGGCGCCTGACCGAGGCGGCGGCAGCGGGCGGCGGCGCTTCGGCGGCGCGCTCGGCCGGGCCCCcgcccactccccttcccctgtcTGCCACCTCCCCTGGGACCGCGGCCACCATGGCGTCCAGCGAGGAGGACGGCAGCAACGGCGGCGCCTCGGAGGCCGGCGAGGAGAGGGAGGCCGCCGGCAAGCGGAGGCGCCGCGGCTGGGTGGCCACCGCCTGGCTCACCTTCTACAACATCGCCATGACCGCGGGGTACGTGCGCCCCCGAGGGCCCTCCGGGCGCCGCCGCCCCCCGACCCTCCGCGCTCTGGGCGCCGGCGGGTGGGCGCGGGCcgtgggggaggggcggcggcCGGCGGGGTGAATGGGGCGGGCGGGGGGGCCGGGCCCTGCTCGCTGGGCATTGCCTAATACGGTGCCCGGCGTGGCGCGGCGGCCCGGGGCGCGGGCCGGAGGTTAAGTATAGACCCGGGCAGGAATGCGGGGCCGACCTgcgggggaggcggcggcggcccggGCGCCCCGGGCGCGACTGATTGCTGCTGCTGTTGAAGGCGCGCCGGGGTCCGGGCGCCCCCGAGCCCGAGGGAGCCGGATCCCGCGTCCTCGGCCGCCGCCCCTGGAGCGCGCTTCCCGGTGCCGCCGAGCGCCGGGCACAGTTCTCTGAACTGATCTGTCCCCACGATCGTTTTAAAGCAGTCGTGCGCCCTAGAGCTTCTTGCCTGGGACGGTTTCGTTAAAACCCTGCCTTGTTGGAGCAAGGCCCTGGTGTCCAGCATCTTCATGGCCCCATGCTCTGTTGCGGATACCCTGTACTTTAATTTTTGGCTTTGAGTCTGACTTCCGAGTTAAGGTTACACAGTGACTGTCGCTCTTCAGAGAGCTGTCAGAGTGACTTCTGCGCGGACTGCTTTTCAAAACCTGTTGGGAAAATGCTCTTCCGTTGCTAAGTTGCATTGCCTCTTCCGAAAGTTATTTTCCCATGATTGGGTGAAGTATTGTTAACCTGtgtaaaaatgggaaaaagtttAACACCTTAAATTTTCTCCAGGGCTTATAGAAAAATGTGACTGAGAAAGATTTAAGAAATGACACAGTACTGAGTACTATTCTGTGCTTAGTGTATATCTGAATGCCAAATACAGTTcaggaaaaatagaatatttattgaggatttactgtgtgccaggctctgtgttggTTGCTTTAGAGGTACTATCTCGTTTTTAGCCCTCTACAGTCCTTTGAGGGGTCCAGGATATTACACTTGATAggtaggaaactgaggcacacagaggttaggtaacttgcctaagatcacacaagCAGCAAGTGTCAGATTTGGATTTCAgcccagacagtctgactccagcGCGGTGCTGACTCCCCGGCTTTCCGCTTTACTAAATTTTATGatcttgaaagagaaaacatatattCAAAGCAACTGGAGAACAGTTGAGTGCCCACCAGGCGCTGCTGCCTTTAGATACGGTGGAGGCTGAAGGACTGCTCTCTCCTCTGTGACAGTCTCATCCCGTTAAGAAACATTTTGGGAACACCTGCTGTTTATTAACTGATCTGCTGTCCCTTCCCTTTCCAGTCCACTCTCCCTTTTGAAGGCCATGTTAcctattaaaaagtgaaaatcaatgCAAAACTCCAGTTTAAAGTCTTCAGTGACTCCCCATTGGTCCACTGTAATCGACGGGATTTAGGCTGCCTGTCACGCAAGGCCCTTTGCAATATGCTCCCTGATTCCCCTAATTATTGCATTTGAAATCTCCTGTAACTCCCTATGCCCGCAAAGCAccaagcatttttattttcagggcTCTCTTCTATCTTTGCTGAGGCCATTCACTCTTTGTATAATATCCTCCATATTCCTCCTATGACTTCTGACCAAGCCAACCTTGGAAGTTTTCTGGGTCTCCTACCCGACTGGAGCAGAATTAAGCGCTCTCTCCTTTGTGTTCTCACACTGTGTTCCTATCCTTCCTACCTACCCCAGCAAATTACTGCTTATCTGAAACTTGTCTCTTTGCCTATTTTGAGAAGGTCTCTGGTCATTTTCATCTCCGTTTAATGGCAAGGGTAACTGAAATGAAATTGAAGTAGTCCGTGTAACTAACTCTTTGGAGGCTGTTTAGAGGTGTTGAGATTTGAAGAAGGAATAGGGTTTGCGTGTGTAGAAGGTAGATATTTCAAGTGAGATAAATTCTGGAAATAGGCATGAGATGCAAGAAAGCGGGGCATATTCTCTTGATTTGATTGGAAACTTCATGAATAGTGGCAGATAAGGTTGGAGATGTTTAATGGTGTGGATGGCACAGAGTTAGCTGAGAGTCTTTTCATTTAACTTGcttgtttagtttttctcttaACAGAACTTTGGAGTGttaatttttcataatagttttgaaaacaataaaataatatttaagaaaattttcacataaatgtaaaaaagaatttGCCTAATCCTATAAGCTTAGCACgacctttcatttttccttagtATCTTTCAGATGAGCATCTACCTGCCTTCAGATTTTCACTCAAATCTCTGTTCTCAGGaaggccttccctggccatctTCATTCAAATAGCAGCCCACACACCGACGCTCCTTATCCCCtccccctgctttatttttctccatcccacTTATTGCCATATAAGTGTACAATGAATTTTACTAATTAGTCTTGTTACTTATTGTCTGTGGTCCCCACATTAtagtgtaagctccatgaagaacTAAATAAGTATTTATCAAATGAGTACATATTATAGACCATCGTAGTTATAGTATCTGCTCTGTTTTTTGTTCCACTTTCACTTAATATTCTGCTGAATATTTCTACGTAGTTTTTATAATTACGCTCTTTCATGGTTACATAAGCGTGTATGGAGTATACAATGTACAATAACGGATTTAATCATGCCCCTAATGAcgttttatttgtttctgttggATTAGTTGCTTAGGATGAATTCCCGGGAGTAGAATTACACCTTTAAAGGATGTGAGGATTTTAATGGTACTTGTTCATAATAGGTTGTTCACTAGGGAAGtgagcatttctctttttttgtttttcagcagACCCTCTTGAGCCCGTATGAATTAAGTGCATTGTCCTAGGTCAAGTGAGAGACataaggtaaatattttaggccctGTCCTTGAAGAAGTGTAGCTCGGGGTGTTTGTATATTGCAATGAAAGATGGGATGAAATAAGCGCCTTACAGAGGTGCCAGGTCAGACAGGTAGGAAGAATCAGAGAAAGCTTcgctgggggtgaggggaatcATAGCATTTCAACGGagctttgaaggatgagtaggaccTAATAGGACTTAATATGCAAACAACATGAGTTAGGGGACAGAGGTGTGACATTGCTAAACATGCAACAAATGGTCCTGGAGTGCAGGGTGGGAAAAGAAGATGGATGGGTAGCTTGGGCTGTTATTGCACAGGGCCTTAAATGCCTTGCTAAGCTGTTTGGATTTTAATCTCTAAACAGTATAGGAAGGTGTTGATTAAAGATTACATTTCACCCCTTTTTGCTGGGTGACCTcagataagttacttaacctctcttaccatgagttttctcatgtgtaaaattgAAACCACACAACTACTTTGCTAGATTATTACAAGAAATAAAGAGGTAATGGATATGAGGTGTTCAGCAaggtgcctgacacacagtggaTGTTTAAAAACGATAATTTCTATTCCTAGtggttaatttaaaaatgcacttcgtgcagaaagagaaactatttAAGATATTTTCCCAGTATAGATAGTGTGAATTGTTAGTGCATCGGACCCAAGGTTCAGGCATATACATTTCCCAGAATGTTCAGTAATAGCCATATATGTTGTTCCTGAGGAGAGCAGAtccatttctttccaatttggggctatgACAGCCAAAACGatgagcatttgtgtacaagtctttgtaggGCCATGTGCTTTCATCtttcttgggtagatacctacgAGTGGAatgtctgggtcatatggtagtcaCATGCTTGATTtcttaagaaactgacaaactgttttcgaAGTggttgaaccattttacattccctcagGCACTGAGTGGGAGTTCCACTTGCTGcatgtcctcaccaacacttggtgtgGTCAGTCGTAATTTCAGACATTCTCGTGGATGGATTGTgttttctcattgtgattttaattcccatttccctagtgactaatgacactgagcatcttttGATGCGTTTACTTGgcagttgtatatcttttttggtatagtgtctgttcagattttgcccattttttttgatggagttgtttgattttctcctattgagttttgagaattctttatatagtctggctacaagtcctttatcagatatgtgatttgtaaatattttctcccagttgtggcttttcttttcGTGCTCTTCACAGTGCCCTCTCAAAAAGCAGAAGGCCTTAATTTTAAggaagtccagtttatctgtattttttgttttatgaaccATTCAGCCTAACTCTATGGGCATGAATGTCTATATGCAATGAGTTGAAACACATATTGGCTGCTAAACGAAAGTCTCAATTTAGTCTAGGAAGGAAGTTTAGACGTGAACAATGTATGAATGTGTGGATTGTAAGAACGTCAAATATCATCTCTGGTTCAAGCCCCCAAATGGTTAAAGgagggataaagaagaaatgatacaATTAGAATGTTTTCAATAGCTGCTGAAATAATGGATCTGGGCAGTGATCATCAATGACTGCTAACATCACAAACAAGAGGGACGGCCAGGAACTGTGTGCTCCCTAGAGAAGTACACAGCACAGCCTATGAATTACCCTTGGACGTGAATCGATCTAATCAAGCCCCCAGAACTatcagtttacaggaaatacaggggacAGAAGAACATAATAGATGACATGTGGATATCGGATTAGCAAACCCAGACTGAGGGTAGCTCTGCACGACAAACGACTCGTTGTCTTCAATGACAAATTGCacgagaaagagagggaaggagagatgaatggatggcgggagagagggagggaaaatctatagattaaaagagtCATAAAAGACATGGCAACGAATTGCAGTGTATGAACGTTATTTcaatcatgattttaaaaaattatgagacaattGAAGAAATTTGTATCCCATGTTTTGTGATTTAAGAAGTTACTGTTACATTTTTTATGGGATAGTGGTATTACggttatatttattaaaagtagTCCTtttagagaacagattagtggttaccagagcagaAGGGGGTTGTGGGATGGGGTCGGGGGCGaatggggtaaaggggcacatatatatggtgtcGGGTAAAAATTAGAttgttggtggtgagcacaatgcagtctatacagaaactgataaataataatgtacacctgaaattacagcgttctaaactattatgacctcgagaaaataattttttaaaaagtaatcctTTTAGAGATAAATAACTAAGCGTTTATGAATCATATTATAGGATGTATGAGATTTGATTCAAAATAATCAGGGGACGGGAGGTGGTGGGAAAAGAAGTGAATAGAGGTTTGGATGAAACAGGATTGTCATAAAATGATAATGGGTGAAGCTGGGTAATGGGCACATGGGGATTCATTATACCATTCTCTATACCTTTGTATATATAAGaagttgtttataataaaaatttaaaacgcactattgaaatttataaaaggaGGTGTATAACCAAGTTCTTCAGGGAGCAGGTGGTCTCCAAGAAATCTTAGGAGAAAAAGAAGCACCAGTAGACAGCTGGAAGAAAGATCCCCTCCTTTGATAAGGGTTTCAGTGTCATCGGAGCCGTAGGGGCCTGAGGAGAAGGCCCCTGTGTTTAGTAAGTTATGGCATATATCTCTTGTCTCCACTTAGTAATTTAAGAGTTTCTTGAGGCCAGGATTCTGTCCTGTTTCTAATTCCCCAGCATATAGCACAGAACCTggcaatgaatgaataaataaatgagttaagcAAGCAATCTTCTACATATGGAGCacatgtttatattttccaaacaGAGTATTTTATCAAGGACTGAGTGTATCTGGGCTTATATTTGAATAATTAATAGCTctggcatattttttaaaaacagaactttctggaaaagaATTCCTAATTGCAGAAGCTCCAACTGCATTGgggatcttttttttaaatcacagtttTACTAAACTTATGGATGTAGGAAATCCAGTTAGTTAAACGTAGAGCCTGTACGAGAAACTTTGTCACCCCTTGTGATGGTGGGTTTAGGAAGTGAGCGCAGATTAATTCAGATTAGCTACTGCTCATATTTACTGAAAAACAAATGATTCCTTAGCATGGGTGGTTGCATGGTCCTTTCTAACGCCAGAGTGTTAATTTCGAACAAGCTGGTGATTGATAGTATCATAACACTGTACCAGTTGGTACAATACTGCCACCTATGGATCAAGGGTACAATTTGTTAAAATGTTATGATGCATAGATTTTTTATATACtcctatttaaaaatgtagaaaacttGCCATCTAAATGAATTCTTTGATAGGTTAATAATTATCGCTCAAATTGATCTTTTGTAAAAATCTGATTTGGATTTGCCTTAAAAAAAGGCAAGTGAatggaaaatgtgaattaaaacattttattaagctttttgttttcttcttagaagTAGTATAGGGACTTGGAATTGAGGATAATGAAATCATAACATTTTAAACCCGGAAGGTACCTAAAACATTATCCAGATTAGCACTGCCACATTAGCCCAGCACAGAATTTGGTGTTGGCTCTCGTGCGGGAGGACACCATCAGTTGAATCCAGGAAAGCCATGGTGAGGTGGAAAGGGAGCATCCATAGGCGTTAGAAGACTTCAATCATTAACTTCCTCTACGACTTAGGATAAGTGGCTGGATGTCTCTGCATGGTGATTGTCTCACAGAAAACAGTGGCTGGCAAACTTTTTGATGACACACTACTGTCagttaaaatatttgtgtgtaacactatataacttttaaaattacttataattTGAATACATGAATTACTATGATTAGTTAATATCCCAAGGCACAATATATACTTAGAGCCAGACCAGTACAGCATAGACTCTGAGCTCAGTCATGGTTTGAGGTCCCAGCTGACTGTGGagctctttctgcctctttccacaAGAGTAAGATTGGATAACAGTTGTCGCTGCCTCATAGGGTTATGTGCACATCAAATCTTAATAGATTAAATATGCATATAGAACAGAGTCTGGAACATTGAAAGCACCTGAAAGTATACTTACTGttatcattgttgttattatcatgATTATTTCCACATTTCAAAGGTCTTCATCCTAGTTTCAGACATTCACCTGACTTCTTGTCACATCTCATGAGAAGGTCATTGTCTTCCCCTCATCATGTGCTGAGGAGGAGCTGACGTTCCCAGAGCAGACATGTCGTTCTGCCATGTTCTTCCTGTTCTCCTGAGCTCTCACTTCTGTCATATTCATTCAGTAGTTTCTTTGCAGGAATCTTTGAGCCATTCGCCTATTTTATGAGTGTTCTCTCCCAACTTACAACTGTATcatcatttcatcattttataattCATACATCCATTTAAGTAGACACTTCGGAGACCACTGATTTTCGAAGTCTGAGGTAGCTACTCATTTCCATGGGTGTATTattaaagattttgaaaagttACAGATGACACAACTTTTTAAACTTACAAGTGCTTTTGTAATTgtgaggaaaactggaaaaaaatgacctCTCATCAGTGACTCTTGGAGACTGAGTGGTGGGGTGAGAAAGCTGGGCTCCACGGGGTGGCTTGTATTTGAAGTACCGTTAACTCACAACAGAATCTGTATTtaatgtgcatgtgtatgttgAAAAGGGAGGGCTtaggcattttttctttttctaaaacatGCTCTTTGAAAGCAGGCCCATGTCTAACCTTCTATATGCATTCCTTCTATGGCACaacaattgtttttatttagtgaaaattataaaaatattaattgattcTTATTAAAGACTTTTACTTgtaattacatataattatatactcTGTGTTTCTATAAAgtacatatttatacacacacagcTTTTTACCTTAAGAAATCTTTACATAATTATGAAATACATTGTAAAAACTTCATTTTTGGTACATAAATATGATTTCTTCAGTCTGTCAGTTTATCTGCTGAAACCAAAAATGCGGTGGACAGACATGGTTTgacatttgtttgttgttggtcTCGAATAGGTTCTGCTCATCTTCTTGAAAAGTCAgtgtaaaaataatgttttcatttcttcctgtgggTTTTTAAAACAGAACTAGGAACTGAGAGCATAATAAAACATACATGTTACTACTATATAAATTATGGCatttcttttcaggaagattagtGGTGTTCATCTTGATAGaactttataaaatacttttattttttccaggtgGTTGGTTCTAGCTATTGCTATGGTACGTTTTTATATGGAAAAAGGAACACACAAAGGTTTATATAGAAGTATTCAGAAGACACTTAAATTTTTCCAGACATTTGCCTTACTTGAGGTAAGTTTTCAATGATGCTGTTTTTCTATCGTTGTAGTATTTATTTGTTGAGCAAAATGTCTTATTTTGCTGATTACATACCACCTACAGACTCATTTAAAACCAATGTTAACAGGCATTTATTCTATGTTGTACGCTATtgacttgtgatttttttctgtttgcttacAGATAGTCCACTGTTTAATTGGTGagtttttgatttaatttttattcttggtGTAAATTGTGTTTCTGGCCATGgttgacttgtttttctctttaaggaATTGTGCCTACTTCTGTGCTCGTGGCTGGGGTCCAAGTGAGTTCAAGAATCTTTATGGTGTGGCTCGTTACTCACAGTATAAAACCAGTAAGTGACACGAACATGTTCTCAAGCCCACAGGAAAGCCTTTTTATTAATCGGAATCGAAAATATTAACATTGGTGTATTTCAGGAAGCATAACCATGGATAAAAAGAGTTGGCTTTGGATTTAAGTGTGATTGTACATTGACTTAATGTATTAGTAGAATGAttttgaaacacacacaaaaccaaataTTGGCacttaatatccacaatatactCTCCTCTggtgttttccaatttttaagaTTAATATTCATATTCTGTCAAATAGttaactgaaaattttttttgttgcagTTATGAGTATTCTGTTTGGTTATGTAATTGAAATTGTCAGTATAAACAGTTTAATCTTCCTCATTTCGCACTAAGTATTGTAGCAACAGACATAAAAAGTAAATGTAGTTCTGTAGATCCGAACAGATGGGAAGATGAATTTAAAAGTTAGAAGGGTTAAGGAacttagggaaaaataaacatgttatttATTGAGGCATGACAGGAGATAGACCTGAATCTAATTAATGGCTTAAACTCTTTTAGACAAACAAACACCGTGCTTGTTTGTCAAGTCATTGGGCCTTTTAAAACCGTGACAGAAGCATTTCCCAGATGGGCCCTTCTGACCTTCTTGACAGCCTCCGGGGGCTTCTGTCTAGGTGAGGACAGATCTCTGGCCTCCTTTCCGTGCCTCAGATGCCTTCTTGTCTCCTCTCTGCTGGGAGCGATACCTAACCGCCCTTTCATTGCCTGCTAGACTCGCTGGCCTCCTGTCTGCGTGGGGACAGATTGCTGACCTTCTGCCCTCTACTAGTCTACACTTTAGCCCTCTTGACTAGTATCTTTCACTCAACTTACTTGATTCACTTGCTCTCTAACCAGCGACTGCCCTACAGATAGCAGTGGACACTGCCATGCGGAGGGCCAAGTGTTTTATTCAGATGGCCCAGGAGTTTAAAAGCAG
Coding sequences:
- the HACD1 gene encoding very-long-chain (3R)-3-hydroxyacyl-CoA dehydratase 1; this translates as MGRLTEAAAAGGGASAARSAGPPPTPLPLSATSPGTAATMASSEEDGSNGGASEAGEEREAAGKRRRRGWVATAWLTFYNIAMTAGWLVLAIAMVRFYMEKGTHKGLYRSIQKTLKFFQTFALLEIVHCLIGIVPTSVLVAGVQVSSRIFMVWLVTHSIKPIQNEESVVLFLVAWTVTEITRYSFYTFSLLDHLPYFIKWARYTFFIILYPVGVAGELLTIYAALPYVKKTGMFSIRLPNKYNVSFDYYYFLLITMASYIPLFPQLYFHMLRQRRKVLHGEVIVEKDD